Proteins encoded together in one Planctopirus ephydatiae window:
- a CDS encoding Fur family transcriptional regulator codes for MSKEAETDAGSVAEIRRVLGKAKLRTTAARIAVLRQLQQATAPVTHAEVAEELVPTGFDKATVFRNLTDLVDAGLVTRSELGDHVWRFELNDLNNPEKDQHPHFVCITCGKVTCLHGSELPKFDKESWARIGKVNEILLKGFCVQCANSTKS; via the coding sequence ATGTCGAAGGAAGCTGAAACCGATGCCGGTTCGGTTGCTGAAATTCGCCGTGTTTTGGGGAAAGCCAAACTACGCACCACAGCGGCTCGTATTGCTGTCCTTCGCCAACTGCAGCAGGCCACAGCTCCAGTGACTCATGCCGAAGTCGCTGAAGAACTCGTACCGACGGGGTTCGACAAAGCGACAGTTTTCCGCAATCTGACCGATCTGGTGGATGCAGGGCTCGTCACTCGCAGCGAACTGGGCGACCATGTCTGGCGGTTTGAGCTGAACGATCTCAACAATCCCGAAAAAGATCAGCATCCGCACTTTGTCTGTATCACTTGTGGGAAAGTGACCTGCCTGCACGGCAGCGAACTCCCCAAATTCGACAAAGAGAGCTGGGCCCGTATTGGCAAAGTCAATGAGATTCTGCTCAAGGGCTTCTGTGTCCAATGCGCTAACAGCACCAAAAGCTGA